Below is a window of Fuerstiella sp. DNA.
TGCCAGCGCTGCGACGGCGGTGTGCATCGGCCACGTTGCGGGGGGGACAACATCCATCCGTGTCGGGGCGGGTGGCATCATGTTGCCGAACCATTCCCCAATGGTGATTGCCGAGCAGTTTGGCACTCTGGCAACCCTGTATCCCGGGCGTATTGACCTGGGTATGGGCCGGGCGCCGGGGACGGACCAGCACACGCTGCGGGCGTTGCGCCGTGGTCCAGGCTCCTCCGAACACTTTCCGCAGGATGTGCTCGAACTGCAGGCCCTGCTCGGTCCACCGCAGGAAAACCAGGCAATTCACGCGATTCCCGGCGAGAATACCAATGTGCCGTTATGGATTCTCGGTTCGAGCCTGTTTGGCGCGCAGCTGGCTGCCGTACTGGGACTGCCCTATGCCTTTGCCTCGCACTTCGCTCCGCAAGCGTTGATGCAGGCAGTATCGATCTACCGGGAGAAATTCGAACCCTCGGCTCAGCTCGCCGAGCCTTATGTGATGGTCGGTTGCAACGTCATTGTCGCAGATACCGAGGATGAGGCGCGGCGTCTGTTCACCACGCCGCAGCAACAATCCACCCACATGGTGCGCGGCACGCGCGGTCTGCTGCCACCCCCGATTGAT
It encodes the following:
- a CDS encoding LLM class flavin-dependent oxidoreductase, translating into MAPLRYNGIMVDLSVLDLAYIGEGFTPADALANALDLARHVESAGFKRFWLAEHHNLAGIASAATAVCIGHVAGGTTSIRVGAGGIMLPNHSPMVIAEQFGTLATLYPGRIDLGMGRAPGTDQHTLRALRRGPGSSEHFPQDVLELQALLGPPQENQAIHAIPGENTNVPLWILGSSLFGAQLAAVLGLPYAFASHFAPQALMQAVSIYREKFEPSAQLAEPYVMVGCNVIVADTEDEARRLFTTPQQQSTHMVRGTRGLLPPPIDDIENFWSPMEKSQVSSKLACSFYGSPETIKAKLDPLIEATGADELMVAAAIWDHHARVRSFELLASAMAHARGLATAL